Within the Aeromicrobium sp. Root236 genome, the region CGTTCTTGGTCTCCGAGCGGGTGCCGAGGGTGGTCGAGCCCTTGGGCTTGAGCGAGAGGTTGACGTCGGCCCGCAGCGAGCCCTGGTCCATGCGTACGTCCGAGACGCCCAGCCCGCCGATCAGGTCGCGCACGTACGAGACGTACGCCCGGGCGACCGCGGCAGCCTTGTCGCCGGGCACCTCGATCGTGCGGGTCACGATCTCGATGAGCGGGATGCCGGCGCGGTTGTAGTCGACCAGCGAGAAGTCGGCACCGTGGATGCGACCCGTCGAGCCGCCCACGTGCAGCGACTTGCCGGTGTCCTCCTCCATGTGGGCTCGCTCGATGTCGATCCGGTAGGTCTCGCCGTCGACCTCGACGTCGACGTGCCCGTCGAACGCGATGGGCTCGTCGTACTGCGACGTCTGGAAGTTCTTGGGCATGTCCGGGTAGAAGTAGTTCTTGCGCGCGAACCGGCACCACTCGGCGATCTCGCAGTTGAGCGCGAGGCCGATGCGGATCGCGGACTCGATCGCCTTGGCGTTGACGACCGGCAGCGCACCGGGCAGTGCGAGGCAGACCGGGCAGACCTGCGTGTTGGGCTCGGCGCCGAACTCGGTCGGGCAGCCGCAGAACATCTTGGTCGCGGTGTTGAGCTCGATGTGGATCTCGAGGCCCATGACCGGGTCGAAGCGGGTCAGTGCCTCGTCGACGGGTACGAGAGTCTCAGTGGTCATCGCGCAACCTCCAGATCGGGTGCCTGGGCCAGCATCGGGCCGCCCCATTGGTCCTCGAGCAGCTTCTCGAGCGCAGCGCCGGCGTTGTAGAGCCGGTCGTCAGCCTGCTGCGGGGCGAGGAACTGCAGACCGACCGGCAGGCCGTCCTCCTCGGCGAGCCCGACGGGCAGTGACAGGCCGGGGATCCCGGCGAGGTTGGCCGGGATCGTGGCGACGTCCTGCAGGTACATCGACAGCGGGTCGTCGAGCTTGGCGCCCAGCTGCCAGGCCGTCGTCGGCGAGGTCGGCGAGACCAGCACGTCGACCTGCTCGAACGCCGATGCGAAGTCGCGGGCGAGCAGCGTACGGACCTTCTGCGCCGAGCCGTAGTAGGCGTCGTAGTAGCCGCTCGACAGCGCGTAGGTGCCGACGATGATGCGGCGCTTGACCTCGTCGCCGAAGCCCGCGTCGCGGCTCGACGCCATGACCTGCTCGGCGCTGGGGTCGTCGGCGCCGGCCGGCGGCACGCGTACGCCGTAGCGCATCGCGTCGAAGCGGGCGAGGTTGCTGCTCGCCTCGCTCGGCATGACGAGGTAGTAGGCCGCGAGGGCGTACTCGAGGCTCGGCAGGGAGACCTCGACGACCTCGGCGCCGGCGGACGTCAGCAGCTCGACGGCCTCGTGGAACCGCGCACTGACTCCGGCCTGGAATCCTTCGCCGCCGAGCTCTTTGACGATGCCGATCTTGAGGCCCTTGACGTCGGCGCGGCGGGCGGCCGAGACGACGAGCGGCGCCGGGGCGTCGATGCTGGTGGAGTCCATGGGGTCGTGCCCGCCCATGAGCTCGTGCAGCAGTGCGGCGTCGAGGACCGTACGCGTGACGGGTCCGGCCTGGTCGAGGCTGCTCGCCAGGGCGACAAGGCCGTAGCGGCTGACGCCGCCGTAGGTCGGCTTGACACCCACCGTGCCGGTCAGCGCGCCGGGCTGGCGGATCGAGCCGCCGGTGTCGGTGCCGATCGCGAGCGCGGCCTCGAACGCGGCGACCGCAGCGGCCGAGCCGCCACCGGAGCCACCCGGGATGCGGTCGCGGTCCCACGGGTTGCGGGTCGGCCCGTACGCCGAGTGCTCGGTCGAGGAGCCCATCGCGAACTCGTCCATGTTGGTCTTGCCGAGGATCGGCAGGCCGGCGGCCTTGATGCGCTGCGTGATCGTGGCGTCGTACGGCGGGATCCAGCCGTCGAGGATCTTGGAGCCGCACGTCGTCGGCATGCCCTTGGTGGCGACGATGTCCTTGACCGCGATCGGCACGCCGGCGAGACCGTGCAGGCCCTCGCCGGCGGCCCGGCGTGCGTCGATGTCGGCCGCCGTGGCGAGAGCGCCCTCGGCATCGACGTGCAGGAACGCGTGGACGTCACCGTCGACCGCGGCGATGCGGTCGAGCTGCGCCTGCGTGGCCTCGACGCTCGAGACCTCCTTGCGGGCGAGCTTGCCGGCCAGGTCGGCGGCGCTGAGCTTCGTCAGATCGGTCATGTCAGTCCTCCCCGAGGATCTTGGGGACGAGGAACCGCTGCTGCTCGGACGCCGGAGCGCCGGCGAGCGCCTCCTCGGGCGTCAGGCACGGCACGACGACGTCCTCGCGGAACACGTTGTTGACCGGGACCGGGTGGCTCATGGCCTCGACGTCGTCACCGGCAGCCTGCTGGACGACCGCGACGTGCTCGAGGATGGCCGGCAGCTCGGCGGCGAAGTGGTCGAGCTCGGCCTCACTGAGGTCGATGCGGGCGAGGCCGGCCAGATGGCTGACGTCGGCACGCGAAATACCCTTGGCGGGCTCAGACATACGGATCCTTGCGGGTGGAGTCGGGGGTACCGATCCATCCTAGTGACCGTGACGAGTCGCTCAGGAGCGGGAGCGTTCGATCAGGGCCTCGATGCCGTCGAGCATGACCTCGAGGTCGAAGCGGTACTCCGCGAACGGGTCGCCGCCCGGCTCGGGCTCGTCCGCGGCGCCCGACCAGGCGACGCGATGGAGCTGCGGGAAGCGGTCCTCCTCGACGACCTCCCGGAGGATCGCGGTGTAGTCGATCGGGTCGGCGCCACCGCCCTTGGCCTGTTGCGCGTCGTACGCCATGCGGGCATCGATCAGGGCATGCGAGGAGATCAGGCCGAGGATGCGCATCTTGTCGCCGTCGTCCAGGCCCGTGCCGTCCAGCGCCTCGAGCCCGACCTCCATCCAGCGCAGGGAGTTGGGGGCCAGCGGCGGCGTCGCCATCGGCATCTGGACGATCCAGATGTTGCGCGTGATGGCCTCGCGCTGCGCCATGGCCCAGCTGAGCAGCCGGCTGCGCCAGGTGTCCCCCTCGAGCTCGAACTCCATGACCCCGTCGGCGCTGGCGTTCCACATCAGCTGGAGCAGCTCGTCCTTGTTGGTGACGTAGCGGTAGAGGGACATCGTCGTGAATCCCACGGCCTTGGCGACGCGGGCCATCGAGACGGCGGCGAGCCCTTCGGCGTTGGCGATGTCGACCGCCGCGGCAACGATGGCGTCGACGTTGAGCCCCGGCTTGGGTCCTCGGCGGCCCACCTCGCGCCGTCCCCAGAGCAGCTCGAGGCTGGGCGGCAGGACGGTTCGGTCGTCGGACTCAGCCATGCCCACACCCTTCCAGATCAGCTCTTGCGGCTTTCAGTGTACGTCATATACAGTTCCGTGTATGACATACACAGTTACCGCCACCGGCCTTCGCAAGGCGTACGGCGACCACACGGTGCTCGACGGGATCGACCTAGCCGTGGAGACCGGATCCGTGTTCTCGCTGCTCGGACCCAACGGCGCCGGCAAGACGACCCTGGTCCGCATCCTCGCCACGTTGCTGGCGCCCGACTCCGGCACCGCGACGGTCGCCGGACACGACCTCGTGACCGATCCCTACGGGGTGCGTACGGTCATCAGCCTCACGGGCCAGTACGCCGCCGTCGACGAGGTGCTCACGGCCGAGGAGAACCTGCTCATGATGGCTCAGCTGAGGCATCTGCCCCGCAAGGTCGCCCGACGACGGGTCGAGGAGCTGCTCGTCGAGTTCGACCTCGTCGCCGCCCGCTCCCGCCGCGTCGGCACGTTCTCCGGCGGCATGACCCGGCGCCTGGACCTGGCGATCAGCATGATCGAGCGACCCGAGCTGCTGTTCCTCGACGAGCCGACCACGGGCCTCGACCCCCGCAGCCGCGAGCAGGTCTGGGGCACCGTCCGCCAGCTCGTCGACGACGGTGTCACGATCCTCCTGACGACGCAGTACCTCGAGGAGGCCGACCAGCTCGCCGACCGCATCGCGGTGCTCGACGGCGGGTCGATCGTCGCCGAGGGCACTGCCGCGGAGCTCAAGTCGACGATCGGCGGCGAGCTGCTGCGCATCGAGCTCGCCGACGCCGAGTCGTACGCCCGCGCGGTCGCCCGGCTCGACCCCGAACGTACGGACGACAGGCTGCTCAGCATCGAGGTGCCGACAGACGGCTCCCCCGGCGAGATCGTCGCGATGCTCGCCCGGCTCGAGCGCGAAGGGCTCGCCGCGCGCAAGGTCACGACGGTGCACCCGAGCCTCGACGACGTGTTCTTCTCCCTCACCGATCGGCCCGCCGCATGACCACCTCAACGACAAGGAACCACACCATGACGCTCTCCACCGCCGTCCTCGACTCCCGCGTCATGGTGACGCGCAGCGTCCGCCGGTCGTTCCGCGACCCCGAGGCGTTCTTCACGGCGCTGATGCTGCCCGTGATCCTGATGCTGCTGTTCGTGTACGTCTTCGGCGGCGCGATGAACACCGGCGGCGACTACGTCAACTACGTCGTGCCGGGCCTGCTGCTGCTGTGCGCCGGGTTCGGCGCCGGCACGACGTCGGTCAGCGTCGCGCAGGACATGAGCAACGGCATCGTCGACCGGTTCCGGTCGATGCCGATCCACGGCTCGTCGGTCATGGTCGGCCACATCGCAGCGAGCGTCGTCCGCAACCTCATCGCCACGGCGCTCGTGATCGGTGTCGCCCTGCTGGTCGGCTGGCGGCCCAACGCCTCACTGGTGGACTGGCTCGCCTCCATCGGCGTCGTGCTGCTGTTCATCCTCGCGATCTCGTGGCTCGCCGCGACGGCTGGGCTCCTGCTCGGCAGCCCCGAGGCGGCCAACGGGTTCTCGATGATCCTGATGTTCCTGCCGTACGTCAGCACGGCCTTCGTACCGGCCGACACGATGCCCTCGTGGATGCGGGGGTTCGCCGAGCACCAGCCGCTCACGCCGGTCATCGAGACGCTGCGGGGTCTCTGGATGGGCACGCCGATCGACGACCAGGCCTGGCTCGCGGCGGCGTGGTGCCTCGGCATCCTGGCCCTCTCGGTGCCGGCGGCAGGCTGGCTGTTCGGGCGGCGCACATCGAGATAATCGCGTTCTCTGACAGGATGGGGTCATGACCGAGCGCCTGACCCAGTTCCGCAACGGCCCCCACACCTTCGACGTCATCGACAGCGGCCCGCTGGACGGGACGCCCGTGGTCCTGCTCCACGGGTTTCCCCAGCGGGCCTCGGCGTGGAACGCGGTCGCCGAGCACCTGCACGCGCGCGGCCTCCGGACGTACGCACCCGACCAGCGCGGCTACTCCCCCGGCGCCAGGCCGAAGTCACGGTTCGCGTACGGCCTGGGCGCACTGACCTCGGACGTCATCGCCCTGATCGACGCGATCGGCGCGCCTCGCGTGCACCTCGTGGGCCATGACTGGGGCGCTGCGATCGCGTGGTCGGTGGCGGCGAACCACCCCGACCGGCTCGAGACGCTGACCGCCGCCTCGGTGGCCCACCCAGCTGCCTTCCTCCGGTCGATGGTGACCAGCAACCAGGCCCTGAAGTCGTACTACATGGCGCTGTTCCAGCTCCCGGTCCTGCCCGAGCGGATGCTGGCGAGCGGACGAGCCGACTCGATGCTGCGCGGCAGCGGCATGACCCGCGAGATGGTCGAGCGGTTCCACACCGAGATCGTCGGCCACGGCGCGCTGCGCGGCGGGCTCGGCTACTACCGCTCGATCGTCCGGGCGTCGGCGGGACGGATCGGCACCAAGGTCACGGTGCCCACGACGTACGTGTGGAGCGACGGCGACGTGGCACTCGGCCGCAAGGGCGCCGAGATCAACCACCGCTGGGTCACCGGCCCGTACGAGCTCAAGATCATCGAGGGCGCGACCCACTGGCTGCTCGACGAGCGACCGGCCGAGCTGGCCGACAGCATCATCAAGCGGGTGGGCATCTAGGCTCGTCGGCATGCCTCCGCAGAAACCTCAAGACGTCGGACCGTGGGACCTGCTCGCGTTCGTGTGCGAGCTCGCGATGATCGTCCTGCTCGTCGCGGCGGGCCACGGCATGGCGGGCGGCTGGAAGGGCTGGGCGCTGGGGGCGTTCCTCGCCTTCGTCGCGATCGGCATCTGGGCGCAATGGATGGCGCCGACGTCCGACAAGCGGCTGGTCAACCCGACCCGATTCATCGTGCAGGTCATGCTGTTCGTGACGGTCGCCCTCTACGCGGCCGCCGGCGGTCTCGTCTGGTGGGGCATCGGCTTCGCCATCGTGGCCATCACCGCGTTCGCGGCTCGCATCCGTTCGGACCCCTGAGCGTACGACTCAGAGCGGCAGCGACCGTACGCTCCGGAACCGTCGTTCGGTGCCGTCGAACGGGTCCGTGAGCTCGAGCTCGGCCGCGAGGAGCTGCAGCGGACGACTGAAGTCGTCGACCGCGATGTCGCGCACCGTCGGGTAGAGCGGGTCGTCGACGATCGGGATGCCCAGGCCGTGCAGGTGCAGGCGCAGCTGGTGGGTGCGGCCGGTGCGGGGCGTGAGCCGGTAGACGCCCTGGTCGCCGATCTGTGACTCCAGCTCGACCAGCGTCTCGGCGTTGACGGGTGCGTCCGGCACGACCTCGGCCTGCCACGTGCCGCGGCGCTTCGTGACGTGGTTGCTCACCACGACGGGGAGCTCGAGGTCCGGACGCACGGGTGCCAGGGCCCGGTACGTCTTGCGGACCGCACCCTCCTGGAACAGCGTCTGGTAGGCACCCCGCCACCGCCGCTCGGTGGCGAGCAGCAGGAGGCCCGACGTCACCCGGTCGAGCCGGTGCAACGGCGACAGCTCGGGCAGCCCGAGCTCGTCCCTGAGGCGTACGACGACGCTCTGCCGCACGTGCCGGCCGCGCGGGATCGACGACAGGAACGCCGGCTTGTCGACGACGACCAGCCGCTCGTCCCGGTGGATCACGTGGAGCTCACCGGGCACGTCGGCCTCGTCGGGCAGGTCGCGGTGGAACCACACGAACGTGTGCGGCGCGTACGCGTGCTCCTCCCGCACCGCCTCGCCGCTGTCGTAGACGAACCGCTCGTCCGCCAGCATCCCGGCGATGTCGACGCGTTCCGGCAACCGGTCGCGCAGCCACGCGCCCATCGTCGGCCACGGATCGGGCCGCGGGAGGCCACGGTCAGGCGTACGCACCCACGCAGCGCCGAGTCCGTGACGCGGCGGCAACGGTGAGCGTGGAGGCACCTCTCGATGCTACGGGGGCCGCGATCCGGTCAGGAATCAAGAAGCGCGGCACCCCGCGGCGAACCTACGCTCGCCGGGTACCCATCACAGAGAGGCAGCACCATGACGCAGACCCAGTCGTACGAAGGATTCACCGAGGAGGAGCGCGCGGCGATGAAGGAGCGCGCCGCCGAGCTCAAGAAGTCGTCACGCGGCGGGGCGGCGGCCAAGAAGGCCGCCGCCGACGACCAGGACGCGCTCGACAAGATCGCCGAGATGCCCGAGGCCGATCGCGTCATCGCCGAGAAGCTGTACGCCATCGTGCGTGACACGGCCCCCGACCTGGCGCCCAAGACCTGGTACGGCATGCCGGCGTGGGCGCGGGACGGCAAGGTCGTCGTGTTCTTCAAGCCCGCGGCGAAGTTCAAGGTCCGCTACGCCGAGGTCGGGTTCAACGAGTGGGCCCATCTCGATGACGGCGACATGTGGCCGACGGCGTACGCGGTGGTCGCGATGAACGCCACCATCGAGCAGAAGCTCACGGCGCTGGTCGAGAAGGCCGCCGGCTGACTGTCACACGTTCGGGCTCGCGTACGTCAAAGGTGCATTCGA harbors:
- the gatA gene encoding Asp-tRNA(Asn)/Glu-tRNA(Gln) amidotransferase subunit GatA — protein: MTDLTKLSAADLAGKLARKEVSSVEATQAQLDRIAAVDGDVHAFLHVDAEGALATAADIDARRAAGEGLHGLAGVPIAVKDIVATKGMPTTCGSKILDGWIPPYDATITQRIKAAGLPILGKTNMDEFAMGSSTEHSAYGPTRNPWDRDRIPGGSGGGSAAAVAAFEAALAIGTDTGGSIRQPGALTGTVGVKPTYGGVSRYGLVALASSLDQAGPVTRTVLDAALLHELMGGHDPMDSTSIDAPAPLVVSAARRADVKGLKIGIVKELGGEGFQAGVSARFHEAVELLTSAGAEVVEVSLPSLEYALAAYYLVMPSEASSNLARFDAMRYGVRVPPAGADDPSAEQVMASSRDAGFGDEVKRRIIVGTYALSSGYYDAYYGSAQKVRTLLARDFASAFEQVDVLVSPTSPTTAWQLGAKLDDPLSMYLQDVATIPANLAGIPGLSLPVGLAEEDGLPVGLQFLAPQQADDRLYNAGAALEKLLEDQWGGPMLAQAPDLEVAR
- the gatC gene encoding Asp-tRNA(Asn)/Glu-tRNA(Gln) amidotransferase subunit GatC, yielding MSEPAKGISRADVSHLAGLARIDLSEAELDHFAAELPAILEHVAVVQQAAGDDVEAMSHPVPVNNVFREDVVVPCLTPEEALAGAPASEQQRFLVPKILGED
- a CDS encoding TetR/AcrR family transcriptional regulator, which codes for MAESDDRTVLPPSLELLWGRREVGRRGPKPGLNVDAIVAAAVDIANAEGLAAVSMARVAKAVGFTTMSLYRYVTNKDELLQLMWNASADGVMEFELEGDTWRSRLLSWAMAQREAITRNIWIVQMPMATPPLAPNSLRWMEVGLEALDGTGLDDGDKMRILGLISSHALIDARMAYDAQQAKGGGADPIDYTAILREVVEEDRFPQLHRVAWSGAADEPEPGGDPFAEYRFDLEVMLDGIEALIERSRS
- a CDS encoding ATP-binding cassette domain-containing protein: MTYTVTATGLRKAYGDHTVLDGIDLAVETGSVFSLLGPNGAGKTTLVRILATLLAPDSGTATVAGHDLVTDPYGVRTVISLTGQYAAVDEVLTAEENLLMMAQLRHLPRKVARRRVEELLVEFDLVAARSRRVGTFSGGMTRRLDLAISMIERPELLFLDEPTTGLDPRSREQVWGTVRQLVDDGVTILLTTQYLEEADQLADRIAVLDGGSIVAEGTAAELKSTIGGELLRIELADAESYARAVARLDPERTDDRLLSIEVPTDGSPGEIVAMLARLEREGLAARKVTTVHPSLDDVFFSLTDRPAA
- a CDS encoding ABC transporter permease — protein: MTLSTAVLDSRVMVTRSVRRSFRDPEAFFTALMLPVILMLLFVYVFGGAMNTGGDYVNYVVPGLLLLCAGFGAGTTSVSVAQDMSNGIVDRFRSMPIHGSSVMVGHIAASVVRNLIATALVIGVALLVGWRPNASLVDWLASIGVVLLFILAISWLAATAGLLLGSPEAANGFSMILMFLPYVSTAFVPADTMPSWMRGFAEHQPLTPVIETLRGLWMGTPIDDQAWLAAAWCLGILALSVPAAGWLFGRRTSR
- a CDS encoding alpha/beta fold hydrolase; translation: MTERLTQFRNGPHTFDVIDSGPLDGTPVVLLHGFPQRASAWNAVAEHLHARGLRTYAPDQRGYSPGARPKSRFAYGLGALTSDVIALIDAIGAPRVHLVGHDWGAAIAWSVAANHPDRLETLTAASVAHPAAFLRSMVTSNQALKSYYMALFQLPVLPERMLASGRADSMLRGSGMTREMVERFHTEIVGHGALRGGLGYYRSIVRASAGRIGTKVTVPTTYVWSDGDVALGRKGAEINHRWVTGPYELKIIEGATHWLLDERPAELADSIIKRVGI
- a CDS encoding YrdB family protein, which translates into the protein MPPQKPQDVGPWDLLAFVCELAMIVLLVAAGHGMAGGWKGWALGAFLAFVAIGIWAQWMAPTSDKRLVNPTRFIVQVMLFVTVALYAAAGGLVWWGIGFAIVAITAFAARIRSDP
- a CDS encoding pseudouridine synthase: MGAWLRDRLPERVDIAGMLADERFVYDSGEAVREEHAYAPHTFVWFHRDLPDEADVPGELHVIHRDERLVVVDKPAFLSSIPRGRHVRQSVVVRLRDELGLPELSPLHRLDRVTSGLLLLATERRWRGAYQTLFQEGAVRKTYRALAPVRPDLELPVVVSNHVTKRRGTWQAEVVPDAPVNAETLVELESQIGDQGVYRLTPRTGRTHQLRLHLHGLGIPIVDDPLYPTVRDIAVDDFSRPLQLLAAELELTDPFDGTERRFRSVRSLPL
- a CDS encoding iron chaperone; amino-acid sequence: MTQTQSYEGFTEEERAAMKERAAELKKSSRGGAAAKKAAADDQDALDKIAEMPEADRVIAEKLYAIVRDTAPDLAPKTWYGMPAWARDGKVVVFFKPAAKFKVRYAEVGFNEWAHLDDGDMWPTAYAVVAMNATIEQKLTALVEKAAG